The following are encoded in a window of Carya illinoinensis cultivar Pawnee chromosome 15, C.illinoinensisPawnee_v1, whole genome shotgun sequence genomic DNA:
- the LOC122296349 gene encoding disease resistance protein RPV1-like, with product MALQPALPRVYDVFLSFRGEDVRQNFISHLYDALRKKGINTYIDEHLERGKEISPTLLKAIEESRISIIVLSKNYASSTWCLEELMKILECREIKQQIVLPVFYKVHPSIVRRQKKNYGEALANYKDKLNDDTKVDSWKAALKELANFSGFHLKKDGNESEFIDSIIQLVDSKIINQTYFEVANHPIGVVSRVQHVYSLLSIGENDIVHMVGIFGVGGIGKTTIAKAIYNIISSKFEGSCFLKNIRESSKSEYGLVQLQETLLSHILGASLVCNIGHVDRGINVIKNKLCYKRVLLILDDVDDWEQLKALAGNRNWFGFGSRIIITTRDKNLLCNYEVDATYEVEELNHYEALELFSLCAFKRKKPLNNYMELTQRIIRYAGGLPLALEVLGLDLCGRSIHEWESALEEYKRIPHQKIQKILRMSYDSLRESEKKIFLDIACFFKGEKVDYVVKILDSCGLSPNIGIKKLMDKSLITIDCNKFEMHDLVQDMGREIVREESPKEPGGRSRLWFHEDIRHVLEENTGTNQIEGMLIDLPKNDMICLSSEAFMKMKNLRYFINHNARFSRSPSYLSNELRVLNWVEYPSQSLPYNFHGRKLVDLRISDSLFKELGVGFQNFQNLARMDFSLCEFLTKIPDLSQIPNLEWLDVDDCTNLVEVHASVGSLDKLEHLSFAHCTKLIGLPTKLKFRYLKYLRVDGCLSLQHFPEIEFERECLRHLSLANTNIKELPLSIGHLSGLEVLHLGGCKNLVHLPTRILRFQRLKYLSLAGCSKLVFIPNISTDDCCSIDLPALEHLDLENCHLPNPDILMRLNRYFTLQYLILSGSDIIRLPESITMFFDMMYIELIDCKKLQEIPALPPNIQIVDITGCMSLERFSDGLKVPHLFTSQMRDQRWIDSSLCLKIHRNIDGFSEYFKNHSGNNIFPGNRIPEWFNHTKQNSKNWIPDRFNDLEPYSANMNQDCSYFKQTLYRSSCQITINGLKTLENIRGVAICVVLEPILKIYPQKGTTLTVKTGRDVFPYIECLPGHHVYLRGSDAHVWLNYTILDDHMNPLNLELNVGSAHKPVFFKSCGVHLIFKNEKEGKDHLGFLHLMDGIGGWKRRCVDDDRYLESTSCPQPNRGSSTLAINFEFQGFSEQFGGGTYK from the exons ATGGCCTTGCAACCAGCTCTTCCAAGGGTTTATGATGTGTTCTTGAGTTTTAGAGGTGAAGATGTTCGACAAAACTTTATTTCTCACCTATATGATGCTTTGCGTAAAAAGGGAATCAACACTTACATTGATGAGCACCTTGAAAGAGGAAAGGAAATTTCACCTACACTTCTCAAAGCTATTGAGGAGTCAAGGATCTCGATTATCGTTCTTTCTAAAAACTATGCATCATCCACGTGGTGTTTGGAGGAGCTGATGAAGATTCTCGAGTGTAGAGAAATAAAACAACAAATAGTTCTACCGGTGTTTTACAAAGTGCATCCATCGATAGTCCGgagacaaaagaaaaattatggagagGCATTGGCCAACTACAAAGACAAATTGAATGATGATACAAAGGTGGATAGCTGGAAGGCTGCGCTAAAGGAATTGGCCAATTTCTCTGGGTTCCATTTAAAGAAGGATGG GAATGAATCTGAATTTATCGATAGCATCATTCAACTGGTGgactcaaaaataataaatcaaacataCTTTGAGGTTGCCAATCATCCAATTGGAGTGGTGTCTCGTGTGCAGCATGTATATTCCCTTTTAAGCATCGGAGAGAATGATATTGTACATATGGTAGGGATCTTTGGAGTTGGAGGAATTGGAAAGACAACTATTGCCAAAgcgatatataatataatttcttctaaATTTGAAGGTAGTTGTTTCTTGAAAAACATTAGAGAATCTTCAAAGAGCGAGTATGGTTTGGTCCAATTGCAAGAGACTCTTCTTTCTCATATCCTAGGAGCATCTTTGGTATGTAATATTGGCCACGTCGACAGAGGAATCAATGTGATAAAGAATAAACTTTGTTATAAAAGAGTTCTtctaattcttgatgatgtggatgatTGGGAACAATTGAAAGCTTTGGCCGGAAATCGTaattggtttggttttggaaGTAGAATCATTATAACAACAAGGGATAAAAATCTACTATGTAACTATGAAGTTGATGCAACATATGAAGTGGAGGAATTGAACCATTATGAAGCTCTAGAGCTATTTAGTTTGTGTGcctttaaaagaaagaaaccaCTTAATAACTACATGGAACTTACACAACGTATAATACGTTATGCTGGGGGCCTTCCTCTAGCTTTGGAAGTGCTTGGTTTGGATCTATGTGGTAGAAGTATACATGAATGGGAAAGTGCTTTGGAAGAGTACAAAAGAATTCCTCACCAGAAGATTCAAAAAATACTTAGAATGAGCTATGATAGTTTGCGTGAAAGTGAGAAGAAGATTTTTCTtgacattgcatgtttcttcaagGGAGAGAAAGTAGATTATGTTGTGAAAATATTAGATAGTTGTGGTTTAAGTCCAAATATTGGAATAAAAAAACTGATGGATAAGTCTCTCATTACCATTGATTGTAATAAATTTGAGATGCATGACTTGGTACAAGATATGGGTAGAGAAATTGTTCGAGAAGAATCACCAAAAGAGCCCGGTGGACGCAGTAGATTGTGGTTTCATGAAGATATTCGACATGTACTTGAAGAAAATACG GGAACAAACCAAATTGAAGGCATGCTGATAGATTTACCTAAAAATGACATGATATGCTTGAGTTCGGAGGCATTCATGAAGATGAAAAACCTAAGATatttcataaatcataatgCACGCTTCTCTAGAAGTCCTAGTTATCTTTCTAACGAGTTAAGAGTGCTTAATTGGGTGGAATATCCTTCACAATCGTTGCCATATAATTTCCATGGAAGAAAGCTGGTTGATCTTAGAATAAGTGATAGCCTCTTCAAGGAATTGGGAGTGGGATTCCAG AATTTCCAGAACTTGGCCAGGATGGACTTCTCTCTTTGTGAATTTCTGACAAAAATCCCCGATCTTTCTCAGATTCCAAATTTAGAGTGGTTGGATGTTGATGATTGTACAAACTTAGTTGAGGTTCATGCTTCAGTAGGATCCCTTGATAAGCTTGAGCATCTCTCATTTGCCCATTGCACTAAGCTTATCGGTTTGCCAACAAAGCTCAAGTTTAGGTATCTTAAATACCTCCGGGTTGACGGTTGCTTAAGCCTTCAGCATTTCCCTGAAATAGAGTTTGAAAGGGAATGTTTAAGGCATCTTAGTTTAGCAAACACCAATATAAAAGAATTGCCTTTATCCATTGGGCACCTCTCTGGGCTTGAAGTATTGCATCTAGGAGGCTGCAAAAATCTTGTGCATCTCCCCACTAGAATTCTTCGATTTCAACGTCTGAAGTATCTTAGTCTAGCCGGCTGTTcaaaacttgtttttattcCAAATATCTCGACGGATGATTGTTGCTCAATAGACCTTCCAGCGCTGGAACATTTGGATCTTGAAAATTGTCACCTGCCAAACCCTGATATCCTGATGAGACTCAATCGCTATTTTACTCTGCAGTATTTAATTCTATCAGGGAGTGATATTATTAGGCTTCCAGAAAGCATTACCATGTTTTTTGACATGATGTACATTGAGTTGATAGATTGCAAGAAACTTCAAGAAATTCCTGCACTGCCCCCAAATATACAAATCGTAGATATAACTGGGTGCATGTCATTGGAAAGATTTTCAGATGGATTAAAAGTACCGCACCTCTTTACAAGTCAAATGCGAGACCAACGATGGATTGACTCGTCCTTATGCCTCAAAATTCATAGGAATATAGATGGGTTTTCG GAATACTTCAAAAACCATTCAGGCAATAATATATTTCCGGGGAATAGGATTCCAGAATGGTTTAACCATACGAAGCAAAATTCCAAAAATTGGATTCCAGACCGATTCAACGATCTTGAGCCGTATTCAGCAAATATGAATCAAGATTGCAGCTATTTTAAGCAGACTCTATATCGTAGTTCTTGTCAAATAACAATAAATGGGCTGAAAACTTTGGAAAATATAAGAGGAGTTGCTATATGTGTCGTTCTCGAACCCATTCTGAAGATCTACCCCCAAAAAGGTACTACTCTTACAGTCAAGACCGGAAGGGATGTTTTCCCTTATATTGAGTGTTTGCCGGGACATCATGTTTATTTAAGGGGTTCAGATGCTCATGTATGGCTAAATTACACCATTTTAGATGATCATATGAACCCATTAAATCTGGAATTGAATGTTGGTAGTGCACATAAACCGGTGTTCTTCAAAAGTTGCGGAGTCCATCTGATATTCAAGAatgaaaaggaaggaaaagatcATCTAGGTTTTCTGCATTTAATGGATGGTATTGGAGGTTGGAAGAGGAGGTGTGTCGATGATGACCGCTACTTGGAATCCACTTCATGCCCACAACCGAACAGGGGTTCCTCAACCTTGGCCatcaattttgaatttcaaggATTCTCTGAACAGTTTGGAGGAGGAACTTACAAATAA